Proteins from a genomic interval of Scomber japonicus isolate fScoJap1 chromosome 10, fScoJap1.pri, whole genome shotgun sequence:
- the tp53inp1 gene encoding tumor protein p53-inducible nuclear protein 1, with amino-acid sequence MFQRFTSALFGDDADELSRCSRAGDGKEEEEEDEDWILVNYLAEACSSQCGDGRSGSTVSPKPEEEVEDEEEEDDDDEEDLVMIPSPMASPPIRYASCTSLNSTADTDPDGGGEEVEEDDDDDDEEEEGSGFLRLDACSLEESWFVTPPPCFGGRSQPVLLETNPLENLLIEHPSMSVYAHRSPPRLTLDPLPRSLDLELGLLPGNVPAPPTASGGKEKGRRTLDGPRHRPDVAVVQRRSTLHSACYAAALSARAGLLQQRPGLAAAQHGQPLSRNALRRLNLLRPPKAGSMHLHQPSQRHLNF; translated from the exons ATGTTCCAGAGGTTCACCAGCGCTCTGTTCGGGGACGACGCGGACGAGCTGAGCCGATGCAGCCGAGCCGGAGACggcaaagaggaagaggaggaggacgaagacTGGATCCTGGTCAACTACCTGG CTGAAGCCTGCTCCAGTCAGTGTGGCGACGGCCGCTCTGGATCCACCGTCAGCCCGAAGccagaggaggaagtggaggacgaggaggaggaggatgatgatgatgaggaagactTGGTGATGATCCCCTCCCCGATGGCGAGCCCCCCCATCCGCTATGCCTCCTGCACCTCCCTCAACTCCACGGCTGACACAGACCCGGACGGCGGCGgcgaggaggtggaggaggatgacgatgatgatgatgaggaagaggaggggagtggGTTCCTGCGCCTGGACGCCTGCTCCCTGGAGGAGAGCTGGTTCGtcaccccccctccctgctTCGGGGGCCGCAGCCAGCCGGTCCTCCTGGAGACGAACCCTCTGGAGAACCTGCTGATCGAGCACCCCAGCATGTCCGTCTACGCCCACCGCAGCCCCCCCCGCCTCACCCTCGACCCCCTACCCCGCTCCCTCGACCTGGAGCTGGGCCTGTTGCCTGGCAACGTGCCCGCCCCCCCGACGGCCTCCGGGGGGAAGGAGAAGGGCAGACGCACGCTGGACGGGCCGCGTCACAG GCCAGACGTGGCGGTTGTCCAGCGTCGCTCCACCCTCCACTCAGCCTGTTACGCTGCGGCTCTGTCGGCCCGCGCCGGCCTCCTGCAGCAGCGTCCCGGCCTCGCCGCCGCCCAGCACGGCCAGCCGCTGTCCCGTAACGCTCTGCGTCGCCTCAACCTGCTGCGCCCCCCCAAGGCCGGCAGCATGCACCTGCACCAGCCCAGCCAGAGACACCTCAA